The Numida meleagris isolate 19003 breed g44 Domestic line unplaced genomic scaffold, NumMel1.0 unplaced_Scaffold376, whole genome shotgun sequence genome includes a region encoding these proteins:
- the LOC110391471 gene encoding feather keratin Cos1-1/Cos1-3/Cos2-1-like, with translation MSCYSQCVPCRPCGPTPLASSCNEPCVRQCQNSTIVIEPSPVVVTLPGPILSSFPQNTVVGSSTSAAVGSILSSEGVPITSGGFNLSGFGSGYCGRRCPPC, from the coding sequence ATGTCCTGCTACAGCCAGTGTGTGCCATGCCGGCCCTGCGGCCCCACCCCTCtggccagcagctgcaatgAGCCCTGTGTCAGGCAGTGCCAGAACTCCACCATCGTCATTGAGCCCTCTCCTGTGGTGGTGACCCTGCCCGgacccatcctcagctccttcccgcAGAACACTGTTGTGGGCTCGTCCACCTccgctgctgttggcagcatcctcagctctgagGGCGTGCCCATCACCTCGGGAGGCTTTAACTTGTCTGGCTTCGGCAGCGGCTACTGTGGCAGAAGGTGCCCGCCCTGCTAA